The Thiohalobacter sp. genome window below encodes:
- the lptM gene encoding LPS translocon maturation chaperone LptM codes for MASAPLRLLLVLLTLLALSGCGQKGDLYLPDRDAPAGS; via the coding sequence ATGGCATCTGCCCCGCTGCGCCTGTTGCTCGTGCTGCTCACGCTGCTCGCCCTCTCGGGCTGCGGCCAGAAGGGCGACCTGTACCTGCCGGATCGCGACGCCCCCGCCGGATCCTGA
- a CDS encoding DUF302 domain-containing protein — protein MNLLRLILAGILMLAAGALAASELMMTRSPQPFAETMLALQEAIRERGYQLSRVQRVDVGLTTFGYQTDKYRVVFFGKPEQLRRLSAGHPELIPYLPLKVAIFAEADETLLVAADPREFERFYPAEDLVPVFEQWARDFEAIFDRLRELE, from the coding sequence GTGAATCTGTTGCGCCTGATCCTCGCCGGCATCCTGATGCTGGCCGCGGGTGCGCTCGCTGCCAGCGAGCTGATGATGACGCGTTCGCCGCAGCCTTTCGCGGAGACCATGCTGGCCCTGCAGGAGGCGATCAGGGAACGGGGCTATCAGTTGTCGCGGGTGCAGCGGGTCGACGTCGGCCTGACAACCTTCGGCTACCAGACCGACAAGTATCGGGTGGTGTTCTTCGGCAAGCCGGAACAGTTGCGCCGGCTGTCGGCCGGGCACCCGGAGCTGATCCCCTATCTGCCGCTCAAGGTCGCCATCTTCGCCGAGGCCGACGAGACCCTGCTGGTCGCGGCCGATCCGCGCGAGTTCGAGCGCTTCTATCCGGCCGAGGACCTGGTACCCGTGTTCGAACAGTGGGCGCGTGATTTCGAGGCCATCTTCGATCGCTTGCGCGAGCTGGAGTGA
- a CDS encoding DUF484 family protein — protein MSTPSELDNKAAAGAEGADAPEAGQVAEYLRAHPDFFDRQPGLLAELRIPHASGKAVSLIERQVQVLRDQNRQYKRKLIELVEIGRENDQLHASLYRLTMALMRASGPEAHLQALHTHLADDFRAEAIALRLVNPPAGAGDWIGPFGPEDRERDCLAGLFKTGRPLVGRLKPELLEYLFGERAGALGSAALIPLGEDARQGLLAIGKTDPDGYHPGMDVQFLTHLGELVACALAPDCGDGTGAA, from the coding sequence ATGAGCACCCCCAGCGAACTCGACAACAAGGCAGCGGCCGGCGCCGAAGGTGCCGACGCCCCCGAGGCCGGCCAGGTCGCCGAGTATCTGCGCGCCCACCCCGACTTCTTCGACCGGCAGCCCGGCCTGCTCGCCGAGCTGCGCATCCCGCATGCCAGCGGCAAGGCGGTTTCGCTGATCGAACGCCAGGTGCAGGTGCTGCGCGACCAGAACCGCCAGTACAAGCGCAAGCTGATCGAGCTGGTGGAAATCGGCCGCGAAAACGACCAGCTCCACGCCAGCCTGTACCGCCTGACCATGGCGCTGATGCGCGCGTCCGGCCCCGAGGCGCACCTGCAGGCCCTGCACACCCACCTTGCTGACGATTTCCGCGCCGAGGCCATCGCCCTGCGGCTGGTGAATCCCCCGGCCGGGGCAGGCGACTGGATCGGCCCCTTCGGCCCGGAGGATCGCGAACGCGACTGCCTGGCCGGCCTGTTCAAGACCGGGCGGCCGCTGGTGGGGCGACTCAAGCCCGAACTGCTCGAATACCTGTTCGGCGAGCGGGCCGGCGCGCTGGGCTCGGCGGCACTGATCCCGCTGGGCGAGGATGCCCGCCAGGGCCTGCTCGCCATCGGCAAGACCGACCCGGACGGTTATCACCCCGGCATGGACGTGCAGTTCCTGACCCATCTCGGCGAACTGGTGGCCTGCGCGCTGGCGCCGGACTGCGGAGACGGCACCGGCGCCGCCTGA
- the dapF gene encoding diaminopimelate epimerase: MRLEFTKMHGLGNDFVVIDGIHQTVPTDAATLARLADRRRGIGCDQILIVEPPRAPGAEFRYRIFNADGGEVEQCGNGARCFARFVREKGLTDRDRFPVETLAGVIELRVRDDEQVEVDMGVPRLEPAEIPFEAPARAPRYALEVAGETLEVGAVSMGNPHAVLEVDDVDSAPVARLGPAIEHHPRFPRRTNVGFMQVVAPDHIRLRVHERGAGETEACGTGACAAMVIGRLWGRLDPEVTVSLPGGDLVISWAGEGTPVIMTGPAETVFEGSIEL; the protein is encoded by the coding sequence ATGAGACTCGAGTTCACCAAGATGCACGGCCTCGGCAACGACTTCGTGGTCATCGACGGCATCCACCAGACGGTGCCGACCGATGCCGCGACGCTGGCCCGGCTGGCCGATCGTCGCCGCGGCATCGGCTGCGACCAGATCCTGATCGTGGAGCCCCCGCGGGCGCCGGGCGCCGAATTCCGCTACCGCATCTTCAATGCCGACGGCGGCGAGGTGGAACAGTGCGGCAACGGCGCGCGCTGCTTCGCCCGCTTCGTGCGCGAGAAGGGGCTGACCGACCGCGATCGCTTCCCGGTGGAGACCCTGGCCGGGGTCATCGAACTGCGGGTGCGCGACGACGAACAGGTGGAAGTGGACATGGGCGTGCCGCGGCTGGAACCGGCCGAGATCCCGTTCGAGGCACCAGCGCGCGCGCCGCGCTATGCGCTGGAAGTGGCGGGCGAGACGCTGGAGGTCGGTGCGGTGTCCATGGGCAACCCCCATGCGGTGCTGGAAGTGGACGACGTCGACAGCGCGCCGGTGGCGCGGCTGGGACCGGCCATCGAGCATCACCCCCGCTTCCCCAGGCGCACCAATGTCGGTTTCATGCAGGTGGTCGCGCCCGACCACATCCGCCTGCGGGTGCACGAGCGCGGCGCCGGCGAGACCGAGGCCTGCGGCACGGGGGCCTGCGCCGCCATGGTGATTGGCCGGCTGTGGGGGCGGCTGGATCCCGAGGTCACCGTCAGCCTGCCCGGCGGCGATCTTGTGATAAGCTGGGCGGGCGAGGGCACGCCCGTCATCATGACCGGGCCCGCGGAGACGGTCTTCGAAGGCAGCATCGAGCTATGA
- the ubiE gene encoding bifunctional demethylmenaquinone methyltransferase/2-methoxy-6-polyprenyl-1,4-benzoquinol methylase UbiE: MNEDTTHFGFQQVPRSEKHKRVAAVFESVADKYDVMNDLMSFGIHRLWKRFTIEMSGVRRGQRVLDLAGGTGDLARRFAQLVGREGEVVLADINAAMLARGRERLLDEGIAGNVHYVQANAECLPFPDNHFDCITIAFGLRNVTDKDAALRAMYRVLRPGGRLLVLEFSQVTLPVLRPLYDFYSFKALPLMGRLVANDADSYRYLAESIRMHPDQETLKAMMAAAGFERCEYFNLNGGIVALHRGYKL; the protein is encoded by the coding sequence ATGAACGAGGACACCACCCACTTCGGCTTCCAGCAGGTCCCCCGGAGCGAGAAGCACAAGCGGGTGGCGGCGGTGTTCGAGTCGGTCGCCGACAAGTACGACGTCATGAACGACCTGATGTCGTTCGGCATCCACCGGCTGTGGAAGCGCTTCACCATCGAGATGAGCGGCGTGCGCCGCGGCCAGCGCGTGCTCGATCTGGCCGGCGGCACCGGCGACCTGGCGCGCCGCTTCGCGCAGCTGGTCGGCCGCGAAGGCGAGGTGGTACTGGCCGACATCAACGCCGCCATGCTCGCGCGCGGGCGGGAACGGCTGCTCGACGAAGGCATTGCCGGCAATGTCCACTACGTGCAGGCCAATGCCGAATGCCTGCCCTTCCCGGACAACCATTTCGACTGCATCACCATCGCCTTCGGCCTGCGCAACGTCACCGACAAGGACGCCGCCCTGCGCGCCATGTACCGGGTATTGCGACCGGGCGGGCGGCTGCTGGTGCTGGAATTCTCGCAGGTCACGCTGCCGGTGCTGCGCCCGCTGTACGACTTCTACTCCTTCAAGGCCCTGCCGCTGATGGGCCGGCTGGTGGCCAACGACGCCGACAGCTACCGCTACCTGGCCGAATCCATCCGCATGCACCCCGACCAGGAAACGCTCAAGGCGATGATGGCAGCGGCCGGTTTCGAGCGTTGCGAGTACTTCAATCTCAACGGCGGCATCGTCGCCCTGCATCGCGGGTACAAGCTGTGA
- the xerC gene encoding tyrosine recombinase XerC has translation MDWPAAIDDYLRYLRDARRLSPHTLKAYGRDLDAFRVHCSGRGFEDPLRVTTPEVRLFAAALHHRNLAPKSIQRHLSAVRGLYDHLAREGHLASNPARGVRAPKAERRLPQTLDVDQMARLLDRPADDPLALRDLAMLELLYGCGLRLAELVGLDVDDINNDLVRVTGKGRKTREVPLGSKARAALARWRPERDRLAGDGEPALFVSRKGRRLSPRSVQERLRRQALAAGVPGRPHPHMLRHAFASHLLESSGDLRAVQELLGHADIGTTQIYTHLDFQHLAEVYDRAHPRARRKDSEPEKGQ, from the coding sequence ATGGACTGGCCCGCCGCCATCGACGACTATCTCCGCTACCTGCGCGACGCCCGCCGTCTTTCCCCCCACACCCTGAAGGCCTATGGCCGCGACCTCGACGCCTTTCGTGTTCACTGCAGTGGCCGGGGCTTCGAGGATCCGTTGCGCGTCACCACGCCCGAGGTGCGACTGTTCGCGGCGGCCCTGCACCACCGCAACCTGGCGCCGAAGAGCATCCAGCGCCACCTGTCCGCGGTCCGCGGCCTCTATGACCATCTCGCCCGCGAGGGCCACCTGGCCAGCAATCCGGCCCGGGGCGTGCGTGCGCCGAAGGCCGAACGCCGGCTGCCGCAGACCCTGGACGTGGACCAGATGGCGCGGCTGCTGGACCGGCCGGCCGACGATCCCCTCGCGCTGCGCGACCTGGCCATGCTGGAACTGCTGTACGGCTGCGGCCTGCGCCTGGCCGAACTGGTGGGGCTGGACGTCGACGACATCAACAACGACCTGGTGCGGGTCACCGGCAAGGGCCGCAAGACCCGCGAGGTGCCGCTGGGCAGCAAGGCGCGGGCGGCGCTGGCGCGCTGGCGGCCGGAACGCGACCGGCTGGCCGGGGACGGCGAGCCGGCCCTGTTCGTCAGCCGGAAGGGGCGCCGGTTGAGCCCGCGCAGCGTGCAGGAGCGCCTGCGGCGCCAGGCGCTGGCCGCCGGCGTGCCGGGCCGCCCCCACCCGCACATGCTGCGCCACGCCTTTGCCAGTCACCTGCTGGAATCCTCCGGTGACCTGCGCGCGGTGCAGGAACTGCTCGGGCATGCGGACATCGGCACCACCCAGATCTATACCCACCTCGACTTCCAGCATCTGGCCGAGGTCTACGACCGGGCCCACCCGCGCGCCCGCCGCAAGGATTCCGAACCCGAAAAGGGGCAGTGA
- a CDS encoding DUF971 domain-containing protein — MSKVHPTEINIHTQSRTLEIAFDDGARFVLPAEYLRVYSPSAEVQGHGPGQGVLQVGKEDVNIENAAPVGSYGIQLFFDDNHNTGIYSWETLYDLGKNYEAYWQDYLRRLEEAGHKRRDPSEII, encoded by the coding sequence ATGAGCAAGGTACACCCCACCGAAATCAACATTCACACCCAGTCGCGAACGCTGGAAATCGCCTTCGACGACGGCGCCCGCTTCGTGCTGCCCGCCGAGTACCTGCGCGTGTACTCCCCTTCAGCGGAGGTGCAGGGCCACGGGCCGGGCCAGGGCGTGCTGCAGGTCGGCAAGGAAGACGTGAACATCGAGAACGCCGCGCCCGTGGGCAGCTACGGCATCCAGCTTTTCTTCGACGACAACCACAACACCGGCATCTACTCCTGGGAGACGCTCTACGACCTGGGCAAGAACTACGAAGCCTACTGGCAGGACTACCTGCGGCGGCTCGAAGAGGCCGGGCACAAGCGCCGCGATCCCAGCGAGATCATCTGA
- the lysA gene encoding diaminopimelate decarboxylase: MDHFDYRDGRLHAESVPLEAIAERFGTPCYVYSRATLEAHWQAFDRALGAHPHLICYAVKANSNLAVLSLLARLGSGFDIVSVGELERVLAAGGEPSRVVFSGVGKRADEMRRALEAGIHCFNVESTPELERLEAVAAECGRVAPVSLRVNPDVDAGTHPYISTGLKENKFGIDIEQAAEVYRRAAASPHLAVRGIDCHIGSQLTRVEPFVDALDRVLVLVDRLADEGIAIEHLDIGGGLGIRYRDETPPLPADYVRPLLERLGDRRLTLLLEPGRAIAGNAGVLLTRVEYLKETPHRNFAIVDAAMNDLLRPALYGAWQEIVPVAPREAEPRIWDIVGPVCETGDFLGKDRSLALAAGDLLAVRSAGAYGFTMSSNYNSRPRAAEIMVDGDQAHCVRARETLEDLWRGEALLPG; the protein is encoded by the coding sequence GTGGACCACTTCGACTACCGAGACGGGCGGCTGCACGCCGAGTCGGTGCCGCTGGAGGCGATCGCCGAGCGTTTCGGCACGCCCTGCTACGTCTATTCCCGGGCGACGCTGGAGGCCCACTGGCAGGCCTTCGACCGCGCGCTGGGCGCGCATCCCCATCTCATCTGCTACGCGGTCAAGGCCAACTCCAACCTCGCGGTGCTAAGCTTGCTGGCACGGCTGGGCTCGGGCTTCGACATCGTCTCGGTGGGCGAGCTGGAACGGGTGCTGGCCGCCGGCGGCGAGCCCTCGCGGGTGGTCTTCTCCGGGGTCGGCAAGCGCGCCGACGAGATGCGTCGCGCGCTGGAGGCCGGGATCCACTGTTTCAATGTGGAATCGACGCCGGAACTGGAGCGGCTGGAAGCGGTCGCGGCCGAGTGCGGCCGGGTAGCACCGGTGTCGCTGCGGGTGAACCCCGACGTCGACGCCGGGACCCATCCCTACATCTCCACCGGGCTCAAGGAGAACAAGTTCGGCATCGACATCGAGCAGGCAGCCGAGGTCTACCGCCGGGCCGCGGCCAGCCCGCACCTGGCGGTGCGCGGCATCGACTGCCACATCGGCTCACAGCTCACCCGGGTGGAACCCTTCGTCGATGCGCTGGATCGGGTGCTGGTGCTGGTCGATCGCCTCGCCGACGAGGGCATCGCCATCGAACACCTGGACATCGGTGGCGGCCTCGGCATCCGCTATCGCGACGAGACGCCCCCGCTGCCGGCGGACTATGTCCGGCCGTTGCTGGAACGGCTGGGCGACCGCCGCCTGACCCTGCTGCTGGAACCGGGCCGCGCCATCGCCGGCAACGCCGGCGTGCTGCTCACCCGGGTCGAGTACCTGAAGGAAACGCCGCACCGCAATTTTGCCATTGTCGATGCGGCCATGAACGACCTGCTGCGCCCGGCGCTGTACGGCGCCTGGCAGGAGATCGTGCCGGTGGCACCGCGCGAGGCCGAGCCCCGCATCTGGGACATCGTCGGCCCGGTGTGCGAGACCGGCGACTTCCTCGGCAAGGATCGCAGCCTGGCCCTGGCGGCGGGCGACCTGCTCGCGGTGCGCTCCGCCGGCGCCTACGGCTTCACCATGAGCTCCAACTACAACTCCCGGCCGCGCGCCGCCGAGATCATGGTCGACGGCGACCAGGCCCACTGCGTCCGCGCCCGCGAGACCCTCGAGGACCTCTGGCGCGGCGAGGCGCTGCTGCCCGGCTGA
- a CDS encoding c-type cytochrome, whose translation MPRLFLFALLMVLTGGVVAAPNGAQLYARNCAVCHGRAGNGGVGVPLALPAFQESVSDHYLEQTIRHGRPGRVMPAFTRLSDEEVRAIVEHVRGFAKVERPRFSQQRIRGDVEHGRALFAQHCAACHGANGEGGKGTGVTFSRPRDLPIIAPALNNPGFLKAASDAMIKATLMKGREGTPMASFLDRGLSERDIDDLVAFVRSFEQAPRAAGPAREEPAVMVYESPYSVEETVEAVKRAVIGKNFRIIRTQLLEHGLFPEGEQNPKQVIVYFCNFNFLYDAMKLDPRVGLFLPCRVTVVEDKGVVKVMSINPKRLSRLFNNHNLDEACEQMHQVYVDILEEATL comes from the coding sequence ATGCCCAGACTATTTCTGTTTGCGTTGCTCATGGTGCTGACCGGCGGGGTCGTCGCGGCCCCGAACGGTGCGCAGCTCTATGCCCGCAACTGCGCCGTCTGCCATGGTCGTGCCGGCAACGGCGGCGTCGGCGTGCCGCTGGCCCTGCCCGCCTTTCAGGAGAGCGTTTCCGATCACTATCTCGAACAGACCATCCGCCACGGCCGACCCGGCCGGGTGATGCCGGCCTTCACCCGGCTGAGCGACGAGGAAGTGCGCGCCATCGTGGAACATGTCCGCGGCTTTGCGAAGGTCGAGCGCCCCCGGTTCTCGCAGCAGCGCATCCGCGGCGACGTCGAGCACGGCCGTGCGCTGTTCGCGCAGCACTGCGCGGCCTGCCACGGGGCCAACGGCGAGGGCGGCAAGGGCACCGGGGTCACCTTCTCCCGGCCCCGCGACCTGCCCATCATCGCTCCGGCGCTGAACAATCCCGGCTTCCTCAAGGCTGCCAGCGACGCCATGATCAAGGCCACCTTGATGAAGGGCCGCGAGGGCACGCCCATGGCGTCCTTCCTGGATCGGGGCCTGAGCGAGCGGGACATCGACGATCTGGTCGCCTTCGTGCGCAGCTTCGAGCAGGCACCCCGTGCGGCCGGGCCGGCTCGGGAGGAACCGGCGGTCATGGTCTACGAATCGCCCTACAGCGTCGAGGAGACGGTGGAGGCGGTGAAGCGGGCGGTGATCGGCAAGAACTTCCGCATCATCCGCACCCAGTTGCTCGAGCATGGGCTGTTCCCGGAGGGCGAGCAGAACCCGAAGCAGGTCATCGTCTACTTCTGCAACTTCAATTTCCTCTACGATGCCATGAAGCTGGACCCCCGGGTGGGGCTGTTCCTGCCCTGCCGGGTGACGGTGGTGGAGGACAAGGGCGTGGTGAAGGTGATGTCCATCAATCCCAAGCGCCTGAGCCGGCTGTTCAACAACCACAACCTCGACGAGGCCTGCGAGCAGATGCACCAGGTGTATGTCGACATCCTGGAGGAGGCGACACTGTGA
- the hslV gene encoding ATP-dependent protease subunit HslV, with protein MDQYRGTTIVSVRRNGRVVIGGDGQVSLGNTVMKGNARKVRRLHQDQVLAGFAGGTADAFTLFERFEAKLDKHRGNLTRAAVELAKDWRTDRMLRRLEALLAVADRSASLIITGNGDVVEPEAGLIAIGSGGPYAQAAARALLENTELEADTIVEKALHIAADICIYTNHNLTVEVLDEGAD; from the coding sequence GTGGATCAGTATCGCGGCACCACCATCGTTTCGGTCCGGCGCAACGGCCGCGTCGTCATCGGCGGCGACGGCCAGGTCAGCCTGGGCAACACGGTCATGAAGGGCAACGCGCGCAAGGTCCGGCGCCTGCACCAGGACCAGGTCCTGGCCGGGTTCGCCGGCGGCACCGCCGATGCCTTCACCCTGTTCGAGCGCTTCGAGGCCAAGCTCGACAAGCACCGCGGCAACCTGACCCGGGCCGCAGTGGAACTGGCCAAGGACTGGCGCACCGACCGCATGCTGCGCCGGCTGGAGGCCCTGCTGGCGGTCGCCGACCGCTCGGCCTCGCTGATCATCACCGGCAACGGCGACGTGGTGGAGCCGGAGGCGGGGCTGATCGCCATCGGCTCCGGCGGGCCCTATGCCCAGGCCGCGGCCCGCGCCCTGCTCGAGAACACCGAACTGGAAGCAGACACGATCGTGGAAAAAGCCCTCCATATCGCCGCAGATATCTGCATTTATACCAACCACAACCTGACCGTCGAGGTCCTGGACGAGGGTGCGGACTGA
- a CDS encoding alpha/beta hydrolase has product MNGEPLERIVIEPEGPAQASLVWLHGLGADGHDFEPLIPELGIVEGGVRVILPHAPVRPVTINGGMRMRGWYDIRLPDLTRAVDEAGILDSMARVEALVAAEQAAGIPAARILLAGFSQGGAIALQLALERAEPLGGVLALSTYLPLPQRLEPGRVQTATPVFQAHGSEDTIVPPALAEQGVARLRALGVAVEFHRYRMAHAVCPDEIADIRGWIARHLAAD; this is encoded by the coding sequence ATGAACGGCGAACCCCTGGAACGCATCGTCATCGAACCCGAAGGCCCCGCGCAGGCCAGTCTCGTCTGGCTGCATGGGCTGGGGGCGGACGGGCACGACTTCGAGCCCCTGATCCCGGAACTGGGCATTGTCGAGGGCGGGGTGCGTGTAATCCTGCCTCATGCCCCGGTGCGGCCGGTGACCATCAACGGCGGCATGCGGATGCGTGGCTGGTACGACATCCGCCTGCCCGACCTGACCCGCGCCGTCGACGAGGCCGGCATCCTCGATTCGATGGCCCGGGTCGAGGCGCTGGTCGCCGCCGAGCAGGCGGCAGGCATCCCGGCCGCGCGCATCCTGCTGGCAGGCTTTTCCCAGGGCGGGGCCATCGCCCTGCAACTGGCACTGGAACGCGCCGAGCCGCTGGGCGGGGTGCTGGCGCTGTCCACCTATCTTCCCCTGCCGCAGCGCCTGGAGCCCGGGCGGGTGCAGACCGCCACGCCGGTATTCCAGGCCCATGGCAGCGAGGACACCATCGTTCCGCCGGCGCTGGCCGAACAGGGCGTCGCCAGGCTGCGCGCGCTCGGCGTCGCTGTCGAGTTCCACCGCTACCGCATGGCGCACGCGGTCTGTCCGGACGAAATCGCCGACATCCGCGGCTGGATCGCACGCCATCTGGCCGCAGATTGA
- the hslU gene encoding ATP-dependent protease ATPase subunit HslU — MSEMTPREIVQELDKHIIGQAEAKRAVAIALRNRWRRMQLDAELQNEITPKNILMIGPTGVGKTEIARRLARLANAPFIKVEATKFTEVGYVGRDVESIIRDLVDVSLKMMREQAVEKVRHRAEEAAEERLLDALLPKPRSIGFGEPAPSAPEDSETRQKLRKLFREGRLDDREIEIEVSGSTVGVEIMAPPGMEEMTSQLQGLFQNLAGSRTKQRKLRVREAFRLLCDEEAAKMVNDEELKTRAVEAVEQNGIVFIDEIDKVTQRSETSGADVSREGVQRDLLPLVEGSTVTTKYGMVKTDHILFIASGAFHLSKPSDLIPELQGRLPIRVELDALSAEDFVRILTEPDASLTQQYAALLGTEGVQLEFTPDGIERIAQFAWEVNERTENIGARRLHTVMERLLEDISFSAADHGGETLTIDAAYVDTHLRDLAGDEDLSRYIL, encoded by the coding sequence ATGTCGGAGATGACCCCGCGCGAGATCGTCCAGGAACTGGACAAGCACATCATCGGCCAGGCCGAGGCCAAGCGGGCGGTGGCCATCGCCCTGCGCAACCGCTGGCGGCGGATGCAGCTCGACGCCGAGCTGCAGAACGAGATCACGCCCAAGAACATCCTGATGATCGGCCCCACCGGCGTCGGCAAGACCGAGATCGCGCGCCGGCTGGCGCGGCTGGCGAACGCGCCCTTCATCAAGGTCGAGGCCACCAAGTTCACCGAAGTGGGCTATGTCGGCCGCGATGTGGAGTCGATCATCCGCGATCTTGTCGATGTGTCGCTCAAGATGATGCGCGAACAGGCGGTGGAAAAGGTCCGCCACCGGGCCGAGGAGGCCGCCGAGGAGCGCCTCCTCGATGCCCTGCTGCCGAAGCCGCGCAGCATCGGCTTCGGCGAGCCGGCGCCCTCGGCGCCCGAGGACTCCGAGACCCGCCAGAAGCTGCGCAAGCTGTTCCGCGAGGGCCGGTTGGACGACCGCGAGATCGAGATCGAGGTGTCCGGCAGCACGGTGGGGGTGGAGATCATGGCCCCGCCGGGCATGGAGGAAATGACCAGCCAGCTGCAGGGCCTGTTCCAGAATCTCGCCGGCAGCCGCACCAAACAGCGCAAGCTGCGGGTGCGCGAGGCCTTCCGCCTGCTGTGCGACGAGGAGGCGGCGAAGATGGTCAACGACGAGGAGCTCAAGACCCGCGCGGTGGAGGCCGTGGAGCAGAACGGCATCGTGTTCATCGACGAGATCGACAAGGTCACCCAGCGCTCGGAGACCAGCGGCGCCGACGTCTCCCGCGAGGGGGTGCAGCGCGACCTGCTGCCGCTGGTGGAGGGCAGTACCGTCACCACCAAGTACGGGATGGTGAAGACGGACCACATCCTGTTCATCGCCTCCGGTGCCTTCCACCTGTCCAAGCCCTCGGACCTGATCCCGGAACTGCAGGGGCGGCTGCCGATCCGGGTCGAGCTGGATGCACTGAGCGCGGAAGACTTCGTGCGCATCCTCACCGAACCGGATGCCTCGCTGACCCAGCAGTACGCCGCGCTGCTGGGGACCGAGGGCGTGCAGCTGGAGTTCACGCCCGACGGCATCGAGCGCATCGCCCAGTTCGCCTGGGAGGTAAACGAACGCACCGAGAACATCGGCGCACGGCGCCTGCACACGGTCATGGAACGACTGCTGGAAGATATCTCCTTCAGCGCCGCCGACCACGGCGGCGAAACCCTGACCATCGACGCCGCCTACGTGGACACCCATCTGCGCGACCTGGCCGGCGACGAGGACCTGAGCCGTTATATACTCTGA